One window from the genome of Populus alba chromosome 15, ASM523922v2, whole genome shotgun sequence encodes:
- the LOC118056257 gene encoding heavy metal-associated isoprenylated plant protein 39 isoform X2: MAQKVVLRVLTMTDDKTKKKAIEATADIFGVDSIAVDLKDQKLTVIGLMDPVAVVKKLKKVGKVDIVSVGPAKEEKKEEKKEEKKEEKKEEKTEEKKEENKEEKKEEEKK, encoded by the exons ATGGCTCAG AAGGTGGTGTTAAGGGTCTTGACCATGACTGATGATAAgacaaagaagaaagcaatagaaGCCACTGCtgatatttttg GAGTTGATTCCATAGCAGTGGATCTCAAAGATCAGAAGCTAACGGTGATAGGTCTGATGGATCCAGTGGCAGTGGTGAAAAAGCTGAAGAAAGTAGGGAAAGTGGACATAGTTTCAGTTGGGCCTgctaaagaagagaagaaggaagagaagaaagaagagaaaaaagaggagaagaaagaggagaagacggaagaaaagaaggaagaaaataaggaagaaaagaaagaggaggagaagaagtAA
- the LOC118056257 gene encoding heavy metal-associated isoprenylated plant protein 39 isoform X1, whose translation MAQKKVVLRVLTMTDDKTKKKAIEATADIFGVDSIAVDLKDQKLTVIGLMDPVAVVKKLKKVGKVDIVSVGPAKEEKKEEKKEEKKEEKKEEKTEEKKEENKEEKKEEEKK comes from the exons ATGGCTCAG AAGAAGGTGGTGTTAAGGGTCTTGACCATGACTGATGATAAgacaaagaagaaagcaatagaaGCCACTGCtgatatttttg GAGTTGATTCCATAGCAGTGGATCTCAAAGATCAGAAGCTAACGGTGATAGGTCTGATGGATCCAGTGGCAGTGGTGAAAAAGCTGAAGAAAGTAGGGAAAGTGGACATAGTTTCAGTTGGGCCTgctaaagaagagaagaaggaagagaagaaagaagagaaaaaagaggagaagaaagaggagaagacggaagaaaagaaggaagaaaataaggaagaaaagaaagaggaggagaagaagtAA